From the Synechococcus sp. KORDI-49 genome, the window ACCCAGGAGAAGGCCTGTGAAGCCAACACCCTGATGCACGACCAGGCCTGTCCTGTGTCGAAGCAGCCGGAATTGAAGGCCTGCGCGGTGATCGTTGCCCCGGCCGTCTCCGTGGTGAAACCGATGGAGCAGGAGAAAGGACGGCTGGACGGGTTGCGCCGTCTGCTCACCCCAGCACTTCGCTGAGAGCAGCCTCGAGATTGTGGTGGTCATGCCCGGGCCGCACCAGCTTGCACAGGGCAAAGCGATCCAGCTCACTGATCGCTGCCCACTGCTGTGGCGTCAGGTCCACGCCCCTTGCCTCAGCAGCGCTGTGAATCTCATCCGGCAGCGCGGTTCCCTGCTGCCAGGGCTCATCGACAGCCGGCGGAAGATCTCTGACGACGCCATCGGCCATCTCCCGCGAAATGGTTCGCAGGTGCTGGCGCATCTGATCGAGAGCATCGGCGGCGTCTGACCAATCCACAAGGGCCTGGCGCTGACGCTGCGAAAGAGCGAGCCAATGGCTGAGCTTCAGCTTCACACCGACCAGATCCAGCTTGCGGCGCACGCAGAGAGGAATGCAGCGCCAAGTGCCGATGAAGTCCTGTTCGAAGGCAAAACAATGGCTGGCGGACATGCTGCTGCGGGCCATCAATCAAGCGCTGAACGGTGTCAATGATGACAACGAAGATGCAAGCGATCAGAGATGTTCAGGTTGTAACAACATTGCATCTGTGCGCTTCGCCATCTCCCTTGGAATGCTGCTCGGCATGTCACACGGTTGGGTGACCGCCGAAAGCAGAGCGCGGAATGAATCAGCCACCTTTGAAATTGTAAGAACCGTTAAATCCGCTACCAACTTCTCTCCATTCAGTAGCGGGGAACACCAATTGTTTCCATACTGAAACTCACATCCGTGAGGTTTCAGCCTTGACCAACAGTTTTGTCTCCACAGGCCGCAGCCCGATCACGGTGGCCGCCGGTTTCCTCGGAGCCTTCATCGTCGGTTCCCTGGCCGTTCAACTGGTCCGCAGCCAAACCAGCCTCATCCAGGGTGGTGCAGCAGCTGTTGAGCCTGTGATCGCCAGCCCCGCCACCCTCTGGTCCCCCCTCGGTGAACGGGATGCCGTGGCAGGCAGCGTGGCAGCGATCCCGGAAGCACCGACGGTCACCATCAAACCGGTGGTCGGCTCCGAAGCCACGCTCTGGTCCACTCTCGGCGAACGCTGATTGACACCCCCGGCATGCCGGCCTGCATAGGGTGCCGGCATGCCGATGCAACGCCGAGAGCTGCTGAACGCCTGTGGGGGCCTCAGTGTGGCTGTGCTTGCAGGTGTGCAGGTGGCAGAAGCAGCTGAATCGAGGTTCTGCTCACCGGAGGATCCACTGCAGGCGCTGATGGAGGGCAACCGGCGCTTCAGCCGGGCCTGGCGGGACGCTGCGGCCAACCCCTCAACAGACCTCAGCGTTCTGCTCCACGGCAACCGCTGCTTCAATCCCCCTGGTGATCTGATCGATGGTCAACAGCCTTGGGCAACGGTGTTGACCTGCGCCGATTCGAGGGTCTCCCCCAGCTGGATCTTCGACACCACGCCCGGGGAACTGTTCGTGATCCGCAATGCAGGCAACACCGCCTTCACGGAAGCGATCGCCTCAGTTGAATACAGCGTCAGTGTCCTCAACACCCCCCTCGTGATGGTGATGGGCCACAGCGGCTGCGGTGCGGTGACCTCTGCCATGGGCGGTGATGATCTGTCGCCATCACTGGAACGACTGCTGAACCCGATCCGGGAGCAGATTTCGGACAGCACGACCCTCGATGAGGCGATCAGACGCAATGCGAGGGGAACCGCGGCAAAGCTTCTGAAACAGAGTGATCTGCTGAGTCAGGCGGAAGCTGACGGCCGCATGAGACTGGTGGTCAGTTGTTTCGACCTCACCAGCGGTGCGGTGATCCTGATCTGATGGCCGACGATCTCAGCCACCTCAACGAACAGGGCGAGGTGCGCATGGTGGAGGTGGGCGACCGGGCCGCCACCCGCCGCGAAGCGCATGCCAGCGGTGCGATCCGGATGATGGCCTCCACACTGGAGATGGTCCGCCGCGGCGAGACCCCCAAGGGAGATCTGCTCGCCGTGGCCAGGGTGGCTGCCATTCAGGCCGCGAAACGCACCTGGGAACTCATCCCTCTGTGCCATCCCCTGCCCCTGAGCGGCATGGAGGTGACCATCGAAGCCGACGAAGCGCTGCCTGGGCTGACCCTCAGCTGCCGCTGCCGCACGATCGGTCAGACCGGCGTCGAGATGGAAGCGATGACCGCCGTCTCCGTGGGTCTGCTGACGTTGTACGACATGCTCAAGTCCGTGGATCCAGGCATGACGATCGAAGCCGTCCGGTTGCAGCACAAGGATGGGGGGCGCAACGGTGCCTGGAGCCGCTGAGCCGTACGGCCGCGAAGGTCTGGGTCTCGCTGAGGCCCGTCAACGCGTGCTGGATGCGATCCGACCGCTGAACCGCAGCGAATCGCTGAAGCTGGCCGAGGCTCGCGGTCGCATCAGCGCTGAGACACTGCTCGCTCGGGAGTCGGTACCGGGCTTTCGAGCCTCGATCATGGACGGCTACGCCCTGGGGCAATCCAGCCAGCCCCAACCCGGAGAACGCTGGATCTTGAAGGGTCTCTCCGCCGCTGGCCAACCGTTCGACGGCAGCCTCGAAACCGGGGAGGCGATCCGGATTCTCACCGGCGCTGCGTTGCCCGATGGCGCCGACTGGGTCCTGCCACAGGAACTGGTCACCGTGTGCGGATCCAGCATCGCCCTGAACCAGGACGCCTCGGACAGGCCCTGGATCCGTGGTGTCGATGAAGAATGCGCTCAAGGGGACATCCTGCTGACCCCAGGGCAGCGCCTGGGACCGGCGGATCTGGGGCGCCTCGCAGGCTGCGGAGTCGCTGAGCTGAAGGTGTGGCAGCAGCCACGGATCGGCCTGCTGATCAGTGGAGATGAACTGGTGTCACCTGGGCGTGTCCGACCGAACGGCGCCATCTGGGAAAGCAACGGCACGCTGCTGGAGACGATGCTTCAGTCGCTCGGCCAGACCGTTCACCACCGCCGCGTGGTGCCGGATCAACCCGATGCTCTGCGACAGGCCCTCGGCGACCTTGCGATCACCTGCGATGCCGTCGTCAGCACGGGAGGTGTCTCTGCCGGCGACAGCGATTGGATCCGCCAACTTGCCGCCGAACTCGGCGAGGTGCACTTCTGGAAACTGTTCCTGCGGCCAGGTCGCCCCTTCGCCTTCGGCTGCCTGGGAGACGGCGTTCCCTTGTTCGGACTGCCCGGAAACCCTGTGGCAGCCGCGATCACCGCTCTGCAACTGCTGTGGCCAGCGCTCCAGAAACTGGAGGGACAAAGCGAACCGGAACTGTTTCCTCGTCTGCAGGTTGAACTGGCCGATCCGCTGGCACGTCGACCGGGCCGACCTGAGCTGGCAAGAGCCCGACTCGAGACCCAAGACGATGGAACCCTTCTGGCAAGGGTGAATGGGTCTCAGGCGTCCTCCCGCATCGGGTCACTCCAACAGGCGGATCTGCTGCTGGAGATTCCTGCTGATGCAGATCACCTGGAATCCGGCACACGCCTCTGGGCTCAGCTGCTGCGACCCAGGCTGTTCTGAAAACGACGTCGTTCCCAGGTGATCAGCCGACCATCGGCATCCACCTGAATGCTGATCTGCTGGAACAACTCAGCACTGAGCAGGCCTCCGATCTCGAGCTGAAAAGCGCCTCCCGGAAGCTCCTCAGGGACGGAGAAGACCAGACCATCCGGCATGACGGCAGAGCAGGAGGAGCGCAGCAGTTGCTCTGGCGCAAACGTCGTTGAACCGAGCAAACGCACACGACCGTCGGTTCCCTGCTGAGGCCTGAGTTGTTCCGCAGTCCCCCGCCAACCCCTCAGCGGTTCCAGCAGCGCCGCCGCCGAATCAGGAACGGGTCGCACCTGTTCCATCTCCATGGACTGGCGGCACCGGAAAGCAACCGCACCAACCGTGTGCAGACACCAATGGCTATCCGTCCACTGCCAGAGCAGCACCAGCATCGAGCGGGAACGGCCGCTGAACAGATTGATCTCATGACCAAAGCGAGGCCGCTGCGGGTCCAGCGACAGGCTGGATTGCCCACCGGCCCCCTGAAACTGCCAGCACCCCCCGCCGGCGTTGTACGACGCCCGGCTAATGGCATAACTGGCGTGGCCACCCTTGGCGAACATCAAACCTGACCCGTCCCATCGTCCGTTGTCGTCGTCTGGGAATGAGATGCGGTAGCGCGTTGGGTCGATCACACGATTCGGCGAGGCGAGATCCAAGCGTCCCGCTGCATCGCGACCAAACCAGGCGCCCCGTCCCTGCCAATCGCCCGCGAAATTGAGCCGGTTCAGCGTCCATTGATCAGTCATGGCTCTGGCGACAGTCCCCTGGCTCTGGAATCTGAAGCCCACAGCGATGTGTTGCTGTTCAGCCAGACCCCCTGATCACCGCACCATTCCCGCTTCCAGAACGGAGCCCGGTGCTTGAGCTCCTCCAACAGATCCGCAGCGCAGTGCTGAGCTGGACCGCGATGATCCGCCTCCACCGCGACCAACACGATCGGCTCACCCGGCGACAAGCGGCCCACCCGATGCAGCACCAACACCCGGTCTGCTGCGTGGGTCTGCCGTAACCGCTCCGCCATCGCCTCAAGCAACCGCTCACACAGGCCGGGGTAATGCTCAAGTTCGAGAGCCTGCAGAACGCGACCATCCATGGCCGTCGCCCGGACCCGACCGATGAACACCGCACTGGCCGCAGCATGCCCACCCCAGACAGACAGCTCCTCCCAGGGATCGAAGGCGGCCATGCGGATCTCAACCTGAACGGTGGCCATGGTTCACCCCCCCGTGAACGGGGGCAGAAAGGCCAGTTCATCCCCGGCTTTGAGCCGCTGATCGGCATCCACCAGCTGCTGATTCACGGCAATGCTGATCCCCAGAAGCGGACCCAGGTGCAGACCCTCCCAAACCTGCCGCGCCGTCGGCGACTCCGAGGGCAACGGCAGCGTCCGCTCCTCCCAACCGGCCCGTTCCCGCAGTGAGGCGAACAGCAACACCCGCAGCACCCTGGCCTTCTCATCTGATGCGGTTCTAGCGTCCGGGCTCTGCACCGCTGTGCCTTGGGCCTTTCCATCGCCCTGCTCACCATCTCCGACACGCGTTCCCTCGCCGATGACGCCAGCGGTGATCACCTGCAGAACAGCCTGGAAGCCGCCGGCCATCGGCTCAAAGAGCGAGCTCTCTGCCCCGATGACCGCTATCGGATCCGAGCAGAACTGAGCCGCTGGATCGCCGATGCCGATGTCGACGTGGTGATCAGCAGCGGCGGTACCGGGCTGACCGGCCAAGATGGCACACCGGAGGCCGTCGCCCCCCTGCTGGACAAAACAATCGACGGCTTCGGCGAACTGTTCCGGGTGCTGTCCTTCCAGAGCATCGGCACGAGCACATTGCAAAGCCGATGTCTGGCCGGCGTCGCCAACGGCACGTTCGTCTTCGTGCTGCCGGGATCTCTGGATGCGGTCACAACAGCCTGGGACCGCTTGATCCGCGCTCAGCTGGATCCGCAAACCCGCCCCTGCAACCTGGCTCAGCTGCGAACCCGTCTGCGGGAATGAAGGCCCAGCGCCTCAGAACGGAATCGGCATGGTGACCGCTGCAGGCACTGGCATGCAGGCCTCCACCTGGTGATCAATCATCTCGCCGATCACAACGATCGACGGGGATTTGAACTGCTGGGAGCGGGTCTCGGCTGCGACCTGCGCCAGAGGTGCCCTCAGACACCGCTGGCCGGAGACAGTTCCCTGCTGGATCACAGCCACCGGGGTCTCCGCCGGCAGACCACCGAGCATCAGCTCCTCTGCGATGCGCGGCAGGTTGTGAAGACCCATGTAGATCACCAATCCATCACTGGCTGTTGCCAGTGCACGCCAGTTCACCGACGGACGACGCTTATCGATCTCCTCATGGCCGGTGACAAAGGTGACGGAGGAACCTGCCCGACGATGGGTCACGGGAATTCCGGCATAGGCCGGAGCAGCGATGCCGGCCGTGACCCCTGGAACCACCTGCACAGGAATGCCGCGGTCGGCGAGGTAAGCGGCCTCTTCCCCACCCCGACCGAACAGAAAGGGGTCGCCTCCCTTGAGCCGGACCACAACAGCGTGCCTCTGGGCCATTTCCAGCAGCACGGCGTTGGTGCTGGGCTGCGGAACCGAATGGTGGCCACGCCGTTTACCGACGAAACGGCGCTCGCAGCTCTCCGGCACGAGATCAAGCACCTCCTCCGGCACCAGCGAGTCATAGACCAGCGCATCACAACGGCTCAGAAGACGCTGAGCCTTGACGGTGAGCAGCTCCGGATCACCGGGGCCAGCTCCGACCAGATAAACGGTTCCTGGATGTTCAGCGGTCGTCACGGCAGAGCAGCTAACAGTTCGATCAGGGCCTGACGAGTCAGGGAATGCTCGAGGAGGGGGGGTAGCCCACCAGCCTCGCGCAGGGCTTCCGTCATCCGATTCGGAGCCAGTGTCAGAGGCAGAGGCTGAGCCTCGGGATCGGTCTTTCGATGATCCTCCAGGCGGTCAAACGGCAGCAACGGCAACCCGAGCCGGTCCGTCAACCCGGCCAGGAAACGATCGGCAACTCCAGAACGCAAAGGGTGGTGAACAAGAACAGGCCGCTTGGAGTCAAGTCCAGCCAGCGCAGCCGCGACTGCATCCCACCAGTGGTGCCAGGCACCGAGGAACGGAAGCATGGTGACCTCCTTCCCTTCAGCCCTCAGACGCTGACGGATGGCAGGAGCATCGATGCGGGCATGGGCACCGGGCCAGAGCAGAAGAGGAACCAGCCAGGTGCTCGCGGTCGGACAGGGTTCAGGAGCTTCAGCCGTCAGCACTTCCAACTGAACGGGAGAGGATCGTCGCTGCTGAAGCACCGCGACCAGCGTGGTCAGGCAGACAGGCACTTCACCGCCGCTGCGGCCATGCACCACCAGGCGCAGCACGCGCGAGGAACGGGTCGAAGACTTGTTCCGTAGCAACGGCCACGGATTGATGGCCATGCCGACTGATGTCATCAGGGTGTTCTGAACTCTGCCGGGTCCATGGCGCCTCGACGCAACGTCAATCGTGCTGCATTGGAGAGCCGTTCCTATCGGGAACGGCTGGAACGGGGTGACTCCAGGTACAGCCCCAGGAACCGAGACGCCTTCAGACGCAGCGAACTTGACAGAGATTTCGCCGCGATGAAGCGTGTCTGGCAAATGCTCCGAGCTGGCGCTGTGCGGATGGTTGGCGAAGTCGGACGCCAATACTGACTCACAGGAAGAAAGCCTTTTACGGCTCGACGGGAGTCACAGGATGTAGCGAAAACAACAAATCGAACAGGCAAGGCAGTTTCGATGCTCTCCGCAAAAACTGTTCGATTCGATACGGACCAAGTCTGGATTACAGGCGTTAATTCCACAGTCCCAGCACTCCCTTCTTTCTGAAGTGCTGCAGGTCTTCGGGCCATTTCAGCTGATCAGCGCTTTCTATCTGAGCGATCAGTTCGCCCTATCCTTATAAAGCTCATGACCATCAGCTCTCCTTCCAGGCCGTATCTGGATGGCAAGAAGCTCAACAAAATCGAGCAGAACAAGGCTGCCAAAGACGGTTTGCTTGTCGGCAGCGAGATTGAAAAATTTGCCGAGCTCGGTTGGGAGCAGGTTGATGAAACAGATTTGCAATTACGCCTGAAGTGGTTCGGCATGTTCTGGCGTCCGAAGACACCGGGCAAGTTCATGTTGCGCCTGCGGGTTCCGAATGGAGTTTTATCGGCGCATCAACTGCGGATCGTCGCCTCCATCGTTGAACGCTACGGAGAGCAGGGCAGTTGCGACATCACCACCCGACAGAATCTCCAGCTTCGAGGTGTGCTGCTGGGGGACCTTCCTGAAATTCTCAAACGACTCAAGGAAGCAGGCCTGAGCACCATTCAATCCGGCTTCGACAATCCCAGAAACGTCACCGGAAACCCCATCGCCGGCATCGACCCCAACGAAATCGTCGATACCAGGCCATACACGTCGGAGTTGCAGAATTTTCTCACCAACAACTGCGAGGGAAACCCCGAATTCTCCAACCTTCCGCGCAAGTGGAATACAGCTGTTGCCGGTGCCAAAGATAATTTTCTTCTTCACAACGACATTGTTTTTCACCCTGTGGAAAAGGATGGCGTCATGGGATTCGGAGTCTGGATCGGCGGAGTGCTGTCCTCTCAGATGAATGCCTATGCCATTCCACTGAATGCCTGGGTGAAGCCGGATCAGATCTGCGCCATGACGGATGCCGTGATCAAAATCTGGCGCGACAACGGTGAACGCGACAAACGTCCGAAAGGACGCTTCCGTCTCTATCTGGATCAGATCGGTCTGGAAGCGTTCCGCGTCATGGTCGAGGAACGCTTCGGACCCCTCACGCCCGACCCTGGTTCCGTTTTCGACACCACACCACGGTCCCATTACGGCATTCATCCTCAGAAACAGGACGGCCTGTCCTTCGCAGGCGTGCATGTTCCGGTCGGGCGCCTGAAAGCACGGGATCTGCAGGATCTGGCCACAGCAAGCCTTGATTACGGCAGTGGTGAAGTGCGTCTCACCGAAGACCAGAACGTGATCTTCGTGGGACTTTCCACCGACAGAATCGACGCCTTCAAGGCCGATCCTCTGCTGCAGCGGTTCCCGCTTCAGCCCGGCACGATCGCCGCCGGAACGGTGTCCTGCACCGGCAGCACCTACTGCGGATTCGCCCTCACGAACACCAAGGACCAGGCACTTGCAGCCGCTCAGGAACTTGACCAGGAACTGGATCTTCCCGAAGAGCTGAAGATCCACTGGACGGGATGCCCGAACACCTGCGGCCAGGCCTACATGGGTGCCATCGGTCTCACCGGCACCAAGGCCAAGAACAGCGACGGAGAGATGGGAGAGGGCTACACCCTGACGCTCGGTGGCTCTCAGGGTCCGAACCCTGCCATCGGAGAAATCCACCGAAAAGCAATTCCAGCCGATGAGGTCAAAGCCGTCCTGAAGGAGGTGCTGATCGAACAGTTCGGTGCCACGCCACGGAACTGATCGATGCCTCAACGCCGTGGCGCTTCCTTTTGAAGCCACGGCTCAACCTCTCGACCACTCTCCCCTCTTCCATGGCTAACCGCAGCGATTTTTTCTCTCGTTTCGTCAACTGGCTGAGCGCCAGCGGTCGGGACGGAGCCTCCATCAATCGTCAGGGCGGCAGCTCTGATCCGTTCTCCCGCCTGATGAATCACATCAGCGGCTGAATCCAAACCTTTCAATCACCTTCCACACTGATTCGATGGACTACGTCCTTCCCAATGAGCTCGTTGACGGCATGATCGCCGCCGGCGGCAAGAAATCAACGGTCAGCATCAAGAACCTGCTGATCCGTGGCTTCTACTCCGGAGCCATTCTTGGACTGGCTGTGATCCTTGCTCTCACAGTCGGCATCCTCACCAAGCTTCCTTTCGTCGGCTCTCTGTTGTTCCCCTTCGGGTTCGCCAGCATTGTTCTGTTCGGAATGGAACTGGTCACCGGCAACTTCGCCCTACTTCCCATGGCGACATGGGCAGGGAAAAGTTCCTGGCCCGCCACGTTCCGCAACTGGATCTGGGTGTGGATCGGCAACTGGATCGGCACCGCTGTTGTGGCACTGATCATGGCCATCAGCCTGACCAGCGGCACCATGGACGGCGCGGCAGACAACGTCGGACCACCGATCTGGGACGCCGTGGCTCAGAAAATCATTGCTCTCAACCAGATCAACGTCGAAAAGAAATACGAGGCTCTCGGCAGCATGGGCTTCTTCCTTGCCTTTCTCAGGGGGGTCGTGGCCAACTGGCTGGTCTGCCTCGGCGTCACCATGGCCCTGGTGAGCAAGAGCGTCCCCGGCAAAATCCTGGCCTGCTGGCTTCCGATCACAGCGTTCCAATCGATGGGCATGGAGCACATCGTTGTGAACCAGTTCCTTCATACCGCAGGTCCGATTCTTGGATCGGGAGTGCCATTCACCAAGGTGATCTTCTGGAATTTCCTTCCGGTCACCATCGGAAACATCGTTGGCGGCATGGTGTTCATCGGCATGCTCTTCTACAGCACGCACCGCACCACCATGGAGAACGTGCTTCCCACAGAGCACGATGACAAACTCGAACGCGAACTGGCTGCTGAGCTGGGAGCTCGCTGAATCAACTGATGAGCTTGGACGAAGCCGCTCTTTGGGAGCGACTCGCGCAATCACGACGGGCTCCTCTGGAGCCTGACTGGCTGGGGGGGGTGTACTCCCCCAGCCTTTCTGCTGAGCTGCGCTGGGCCCTCTGCGAAAAACTTGGAATGCTGGCGGAACGTGGCTGGCCGGAGATCGAGCAGCTTCTGCAGAGCCACGGGGCTCAGAAAGAGCTGGTGATGGCAGCTGGTCTTTGCCACCAGACCCAAGCACGGGATTGGCTGCTCACCATGCTGGACAACGCATCGGATGACGACGATGACAACTTGGTTGTCGTTCAGGCACTGGGATGCTGGGGATCTGAGATTCCAGGCTCGGTGATCAGCCGTTGCCTGAACCATCCCGGCCAGCAGCAACGCCTTGCCGGTTTGCAACTGTTGAGCTTTCGGGCACACCGTCTCAGCGACAGCGAACTGTTGACGTTCTGCGACGGTGCGATCAGGGATTTTCGAGATCCCGTGGTGGTGGCGGCCATCCGCGTTCTTCAGCGCCGTGATGGTGAATCGATCAGCGCCCGCCTGGCAGAAATCTGCCAATACGGATCCATCACTGGAGCAGATGCAGCCTTCCGCGCTCTTGGTTGCATCGCCACTCCGGCGAGTCGGCACCACTTGATGGAGTTAAGCCAGACCCTTGAAGATGATGAACGTCGTGAACTCGCAAGTCGCGAGCTGAAGCAGCAATTCCGGCAATAAAAAAGGGCTCAGCGATGCTGAGCCCTGGTCGATAAACCCCCTCAATCAACCGTTGATCACCACTTCTTATAAGGCAGGAACTTCCCGCACATGGTGATCTCCACGCGATCACCCTTGGGATCTTCGACTTTTTCCACATCCAAGGTGAAATCAATAGCACTCATGATGCCATCACCGAACTTTTCCTGAATCACATCTTTCAAAGGCATTCCATAAACCTGCATGATTTCATAAAAGCGATAAATCAGCGGGTCAGTCGGAATCACCGGTTCGAGACTTCCCTTGGTGGGGAACTCCTGGATCGCAGCAGTCATTGCCGGGTCGAGAGAGAGCAGTTCTGCCAGCTTCTCAGCCTCTTCTTTCGATGCAGTCGCTTGTCCATAAAACAGAGAGGCCACCCAAACCTCATCGAGACCCATGGCCGCCTCGAGATCAGCGAAGCTGAGACCCTTGGCTTTCTTGGCAGCCATCAGAGTGGCCGTCACCGTGGCCTGCGTGGGCGCGGCCAGCGACGGAGTAGACATGGCGGAAACAGTCATGCTTAAGAGAAACAACAGTGCACTGCTTCAATGCAGCATTCCAAGGTGGAATGTCTCAGCAGCGGCTTGACTGTTGCGTCATCATTGATCCCAAAATGCAGCAATAACTACCAAAAACAGAGTTCGATTCCGAAACATCCGTCACATCCGTGAGCCCTTGAAAACTGGTGAAATGGTCGAGTGATGCTTGTAGGGCGATGAGTGAACTGTTCCGATCCATCTCCTCTCTGTTTCTCAGCCAACACCTCCAAACACAACCGGCGACCAATCTCGTTCTGGAACGCCTCTACTACGCGGATGGCCGTCACAACCCCAGCCATCCACGCCATGGCAGTTTTGATGGATTGAGTGTCTTACCCACGGGTTGAATCGATTGGTAACAACCACTACCTCCAAAGGCCCAGGCGCTCCTGAACACTGCCGTCAGAGACTTGCCCGCGGGTGACCAGCACAGTGTTGAGCGGTCGCGAGCGGTTCAAGCAACACCTGCGCAAGGTCGGCAGCGGCGAGCACACCAGCAAGGGCATGAGCCGTGAGGAGGCCGCTGACGCTCTCAACCTCATGCTGGAGGGTGAGGCGACACCGGCACAGATCGGTGCTTTTCTGATCGCCCACCGCATCCGACGGCCAGAGCCTCAGGAACTGACCGGCATGCTCGACACCTACCGGATCCATGGCCCGGTGGTGAGAAGCAAGGCCGATCAGAGGTCTCCGCTGTGCTTCGGCATGCCGTTCGACGGTCGGACGAGAACCGCACCGATCTACCCGCTCACAGCGCTGGTGCTGCTGGCCTGCGGCCAACCGGTTGTTCTGCAGGGCGGCAACCGCATGCCGATCAAGTACGGCGTCACGGCGATCGACCTGTTCCGAGCCCTCGATCTCGAGCTCGGT encodes:
- a CDS encoding nitrate reductase associated protein, translated to MARSSMSASHCFAFEQDFIGTWRCIPLCVRRKLDLVGVKLKLSHWLALSQRQRQALVDWSDAADALDQMRQHLRTISREMADGVVRDLPPAVDEPWQQGTALPDEIHSAAEARGVDLTPQQWAAISELDRFALCKLVRPGHDHHNLEAALSEVLG
- a CDS encoding carbonic anhydrase, which translates into the protein MPMQRRELLNACGGLSVAVLAGVQVAEAAESRFCSPEDPLQALMEGNRRFSRAWRDAAANPSTDLSVLLHGNRCFNPPGDLIDGQQPWATVLTCADSRVSPSWIFDTTPGELFVIRNAGNTAFTEAIASVEYSVSVLNTPLVMVMGHSGCGAVTSAMGGDDLSPSLERLLNPIREQISDSTTLDEAIRRNARGTAAKLLKQSDLLSQAEADGRMRLVVSCFDLTSGAVILI
- the moaC gene encoding cyclic pyranopterin monophosphate synthase MoaC is translated as MADDLSHLNEQGEVRMVEVGDRAATRREAHASGAIRMMASTLEMVRRGETPKGDLLAVARVAAIQAAKRTWELIPLCHPLPLSGMEVTIEADEALPGLTLSCRCRTIGQTGVEMEAMTAVSVGLLTLYDMLKSVDPGMTIEAVRLQHKDGGRNGAWSR
- the glp gene encoding gephyrin-like molybdotransferase Glp gives rise to the protein MPGAAEPYGREGLGLAEARQRVLDAIRPLNRSESLKLAEARGRISAETLLARESVPGFRASIMDGYALGQSSQPQPGERWILKGLSAAGQPFDGSLETGEAIRILTGAALPDGADWVLPQELVTVCGSSIALNQDASDRPWIRGVDEECAQGDILLTPGQRLGPADLGRLAGCGVAELKVWQQPRIGLLISGDELVSPGRVRPNGAIWESNGTLLETMLQSLGQTVHHRRVVPDQPDALRQALGDLAITCDAVVSTGGVSAGDSDWIRQLAAELGEVHFWKLFLRPGRPFAFGCLGDGVPLFGLPGNPVAAAITALQLLWPALQKLEGQSEPELFPRLQVELADPLARRPGRPELARARLETQDDGTLLARVNGSQASSRIGSLQQADLLLEIPADADHLESGTRLWAQLLRPRLF
- a CDS encoding molybdenum cofactor biosynthesis protein MoaE — encoded protein: MATVQVEIRMAAFDPWEELSVWGGHAAASAVFIGRVRATAMDGRVLQALELEHYPGLCERLLEAMAERLRQTHAADRVLVLHRVGRLSPGEPIVLVAVEADHRGPAQHCAADLLEELKHRAPFWKREWCGDQGVWLNSNTSLWASDSRARGLSPEP
- a CDS encoding MoaD/ThiS family protein, whose protein sequence is MQSPDARTASDEKARVLRVLLFASLRERAGWEERTLPLPSESPTARQVWEGLHLGPLLGISIAVNQQLVDADQRLKAGDELAFLPPFTGG
- the moaB gene encoding molybdenum cofactor biosynthesis protein B; translation: MGLSIALLTISDTRSLADDASGDHLQNSLEAAGHRLKERALCPDDRYRIRAELSRWIADADVDVVISSGGTGLTGQDGTPEAVAPLLDKTIDGFGELFRVLSFQSIGTSTLQSRCLAGVANGTFVFVLPGSLDAVTTAWDRLIRAQLDPQTRPCNLAQLRTRLRE
- the cobA gene encoding uroporphyrinogen-III C-methyltransferase, encoding MTTAEHPGTVYLVGAGPGDPELLTVKAQRLLSRCDALVYDSLVPEEVLDLVPESCERRFVGKRRGHHSVPQPSTNAVLLEMAQRHAVVVRLKGGDPFLFGRGGEEAAYLADRGIPVQVVPGVTAGIAAPAYAGIPVTHRRAGSSVTFVTGHEEIDKRRPSVNWRALATASDGLVIYMGLHNLPRIAEELMLGGLPAETPVAVIQQGTVSGQRCLRAPLAQVAAETRSQQFKSPSIVVIGEMIDHQVEACMPVPAAVTMPIPF
- a CDS encoding DNA mismatch repair protein MutS, translating into MAINPWPLLRNKSSTRSSRVLRLVVHGRSGGEVPVCLTTLVAVLQQRRSSPVQLEVLTAEAPEPCPTASTWLVPLLLWPGAHARIDAPAIRQRLRAEGKEVTMLPFLGAWHHWWDAVAAALAGLDSKRPVLVHHPLRSGVADRFLAGLTDRLGLPLLPFDRLEDHRKTDPEAQPLPLTLAPNRMTEALREAGGLPPLLEHSLTRQALIELLAALP
- a CDS encoding ferredoxin--nitrite reductase produces the protein MTISSPSRPYLDGKKLNKIEQNKAAKDGLLVGSEIEKFAELGWEQVDETDLQLRLKWFGMFWRPKTPGKFMLRLRVPNGVLSAHQLRIVASIVERYGEQGSCDITTRQNLQLRGVLLGDLPEILKRLKEAGLSTIQSGFDNPRNVTGNPIAGIDPNEIVDTRPYTSELQNFLTNNCEGNPEFSNLPRKWNTAVAGAKDNFLLHNDIVFHPVEKDGVMGFGVWIGGVLSSQMNAYAIPLNAWVKPDQICAMTDAVIKIWRDNGERDKRPKGRFRLYLDQIGLEAFRVMVEERFGPLTPDPGSVFDTTPRSHYGIHPQKQDGLSFAGVHVPVGRLKARDLQDLATASLDYGSGEVRLTEDQNVIFVGLSTDRIDAFKADPLLQRFPLQPGTIAAGTVSCTGSTYCGFALTNTKDQALAAAQELDQELDLPEELKIHWTGCPNTCGQAYMGAIGLTGTKAKNSDGEMGEGYTLTLGGSQGPNPAIGEIHRKAIPADEVKAVLKEVLIEQFGATPRN
- a CDS encoding formate/nitrite transporter family protein, with translation MDYVLPNELVDGMIAAGGKKSTVSIKNLLIRGFYSGAILGLAVILALTVGILTKLPFVGSLLFPFGFASIVLFGMELVTGNFALLPMATWAGKSSWPATFRNWIWVWIGNWIGTAVVALIMAISLTSGTMDGAADNVGPPIWDAVAQKIIALNQINVEKKYEALGSMGFFLAFLRGVVANWLVCLGVTMALVSKSVPGKILACWLPITAFQSMGMEHIVVNQFLHTAGPILGSGVPFTKVIFWNFLPVTIGNIVGGMVFIGMLFYSTHRTTMENVLPTEHDDKLERELAAELGAR